One Bradyrhizobium sp. ISRA464 genomic window carries:
- a CDS encoding branched-chain amino acid ABC transporter permease, giving the protein MAGFFTSRLFFVSLACVVVAATLPLYVSGYVLGLLTVAFYFGVFAMAWDLLFGFAGEVNFGPTFLIGTGAYTAGILNNQFGWSVYLCILLGALASVIAGLVLALPALRVRGPYFGLTTLVAVLMLQNFVVVFADLTGGEIGLTIPDVITINAGANYWIALGFMTISAAILYGLSQSPIGLVLQASGQDPVQAGALGFNIVKHKLAAFVVSAFFSGLSGALLVFYFGTASVGTVVDVAVGVNVIVSAVLGGRRTVLGAALGAIFLIVAGEFLRPTGELATFIVSAVALLVVLFFPGGFLGAALSREARS; this is encoded by the coding sequence ATGGCCGGGTTCTTCACGTCGCGCCTGTTCTTCGTTTCGCTGGCCTGCGTGGTGGTCGCCGCGACGCTGCCGCTCTACGTTTCGGGCTACGTGCTCGGGCTGTTGACCGTCGCCTTCTATTTCGGCGTATTCGCGATGGCCTGGGACCTGCTGTTCGGCTTCGCCGGCGAGGTCAATTTCGGCCCGACCTTCCTGATCGGCACCGGGGCCTACACCGCCGGCATCTTGAACAACCAGTTCGGCTGGTCGGTCTATCTCTGCATCCTGCTCGGCGCGCTGGCCTCGGTGATCGCGGGCCTCGTGCTCGCGCTGCCGGCGCTGCGGGTGAGGGGGCCGTATTTCGGCCTGACCACGCTGGTCGCAGTCCTGATGCTGCAGAACTTCGTCGTGGTGTTCGCCGATCTCACCGGCGGCGAGATCGGGCTGACCATTCCCGACGTCATCACCATCAACGCAGGCGCGAACTACTGGATCGCGCTCGGCTTCATGACCATCAGCGCGGCCATCCTGTACGGCCTGTCGCAATCGCCGATCGGCCTTGTGCTGCAGGCGAGCGGGCAGGACCCGGTGCAGGCCGGCGCGCTCGGCTTCAACATCGTCAAGCACAAGCTCGCGGCGTTCGTCGTCAGCGCGTTCTTCTCAGGCCTATCGGGCGCGCTCCTGGTGTTCTACTTCGGCACCGCCTCGGTCGGCACCGTGGTCGACGTCGCGGTCGGCGTGAACGTGATCGTTTCCGCCGTGCTCGGCGGCCGGCGCACCGTGCTCGGTGCGGCGCTGGGCGCGATCTTCCTGATCGTGGCAGGCGAATTCCTGCGGCCGACCGGCGAGCTCGCGACGTTCATCGTCTCGGCCGTCGCCTTGCTTGTCGTCCTGTTCTTCCCCGGCGGTTTCCTCGGAGCGGCCCTGTCACGCGAGGCGCGCTCGTAA
- a CDS encoding ABC transporter substrate-binding protein: protein MQQLAGAAALGLVALAPTGALAADALKIGVIAEAQAIAGASIPQAAQMAADEINAKGGIDGRKIEIVSYDNHSSSADSVRAFQRAVNEDKVNAVISSYISEVVLALEPWAARLKTPFVTPGAASNEISKSVHADYEKNKYTFHGYLTSAALALSVCDAAKELLVDQKHMKTAVIMSEDAAWTKPLDVGYEECLPKIGLKVVDHIRFSPDTTDFTPIFNKIEGSKPDVIITGISHVGVQPTVQWKNQQVPIPMFGISSQATNETFGKDTNDAAEGVLYQGVSGPGVAVTPKSVPFAEGFRKRYGNYPSYAGYTAYDEVYYIADAVKRAGSTDADKMVAALEKTDWEGTIGRVQFYGKDDPFTHSIKYGKGLITGLMLQWQGGKQVAVWPKEVAKSDLKFPSFIKVTSK from the coding sequence ATGCAGCAACTCGCCGGAGCGGCTGCCCTGGGGCTGGTCGCGCTGGCGCCGACCGGAGCACTGGCCGCTGACGCCCTCAAGATCGGCGTGATCGCCGAGGCGCAGGCCATCGCGGGCGCGTCGATCCCGCAGGCGGCTCAGATGGCCGCCGACGAGATCAATGCCAAGGGCGGTATCGACGGCCGCAAGATCGAGATTGTCAGCTACGACAACCACTCGTCCTCGGCGGACTCGGTGCGCGCGTTCCAGCGCGCGGTGAACGAGGACAAGGTCAACGCGGTCATCTCGAGCTACATCAGCGAGGTGGTGCTCGCGCTCGAGCCCTGGGCCGCACGCCTGAAGACGCCGTTCGTGACGCCCGGCGCTGCCTCCAACGAGATCAGCAAGAGCGTCCACGCCGACTACGAGAAGAACAAGTACACCTTCCACGGCTACCTGACCTCGGCGGCGCTGGCGCTGTCGGTTTGCGACGCCGCCAAGGAGCTTCTGGTCGATCAGAAGCACATGAAGACCGCGGTCATCATGAGTGAGGACGCGGCCTGGACCAAGCCGCTCGACGTCGGCTACGAGGAGTGTCTGCCGAAGATCGGCCTCAAGGTCGTCGACCATATCCGCTTCTCGCCCGACACCACGGACTTCACGCCGATCTTCAACAAGATCGAGGGCTCCAAGCCCGACGTGATCATCACCGGCATCTCGCATGTGGGCGTGCAGCCGACGGTGCAATGGAAGAACCAGCAGGTGCCGATCCCGATGTTCGGCATCTCCTCGCAGGCGACCAACGAGACCTTCGGCAAGGACACCAACGACGCGGCGGAAGGTGTGCTGTATCAGGGCGTGTCGGGGCCGGGCGTGGCGGTGACGCCGAAGTCGGTGCCGTTCGCGGAAGGCTTCAGGAAGCGCTACGGCAACTATCCGTCGTATGCGGGCTACACCGCCTATGACGAGGTCTACTACATCGCTGACGCGGTGAAGCGCGCCGGTTCGACCGACGCGGACAAGATGGTCGCGGCGCTCGAGAAGACCGATTGGGAAGGCACGATCGGACGTGTCCAGTTCTACGGCAAGGACGATCCGTTCACCCACTCGATCAAGTACGGCAAGGGCCTGATCACCGGGCTGATGCTGCAGTGGCAGGGCGGCAAGCAGGTCGCGGTCTGGCCCAAGGAGGTCGCCAAGAGCGACCTGAAGTTCCCGAGTTTCATCAAGGTCACCTCGAAATAA
- a CDS encoding PBP1A family penicillin-binding protein, whose translation MRQILPPHWKQKVRNFFLDLDARIDSTLFSSGKGLRELYERYSTFMDRFYVGRWKRWVFIEPLSEAATIGLAGMVLMLTLAIPAFRETADEDWLKKSDLAVTFLDRYGNPIGSRGIKHNDSIPLEDFPDNLIKATLATEDRRFYDHFGIDVPGLVRALVTNAQAGGVRQGGSSITQQLAKNLFLNNERTIERKVKEAFLAIWLETRLTKNEILKLYLDRAYMGGGTFGVDGAAHFYFNKSVRDVNLAEAAMLAGLFKAPTKYAPHINLPAARARANVVLDNLVDAGFMTEGQVFGARRNPAVAVDRRDDNSPNYYLDYAFDEMRKLVDTFPKSYTERVFVVRTAIDMNVQHAAEEAIENELRQFGRDYHATQAATVVSDLDGGIRAMVGGRDYGASQFNRAVDAYRQPGSSFKPYVYTTALLNGFTPNSKIVDGPVCIGNWCPQNYGHSYSGLVTLTQAITRSINVIPVKLSILLGGKAGPKAGRAKIVEVARRFGLTAPLPDTPSLPIGSDEVTVLEHAVAYATFPNKGKAVTPHAILEVRTGAGDLVWRWDRDGPKPRQAIPPNIAADMAGMMSHVVSEGTARRAALDGIPTAGKTGTTNAYRDAWFVGYTGNFTCAVWFGNDDYSPTNRMTGGSLPAQTWHDIMLAAHQGVEVKELTGVGMGQKLPQPPQANVAANAAPKVLETRPGPPPVLTKRGADVLVRVEKELDDAAKTIGKTTLNEPSNVTPKPESSSALAFPENYVAAAGPDGTTATVPRKN comes from the coding sequence GTGCGCCAGATCCTACCGCCGCATTGGAAGCAGAAGGTCCGGAACTTCTTCCTCGACCTCGATGCGCGTATCGACTCGACCCTGTTCTCGTCGGGCAAGGGGCTGCGCGAGCTCTACGAGCGCTACTCGACCTTCATGGACCGCTTCTATGTCGGCCGCTGGAAGCGCTGGGTGTTCATCGAGCCACTGTCGGAGGCCGCGACCATCGGGCTCGCCGGCATGGTCCTGATGCTGACGCTCGCGATCCCCGCCTTCCGCGAGACCGCCGACGAGGACTGGCTGAAGAAATCCGACCTCGCGGTGACCTTCCTCGACCGTTACGGCAACCCGATCGGCAGCCGTGGCATCAAGCATAATGACTCGATCCCGCTGGAAGACTTTCCGGACAACCTGATCAAGGCGACGCTCGCCACCGAAGACCGCCGCTTCTACGACCATTTCGGCATCGACGTTCCGGGCCTGGTGCGCGCCCTCGTCACCAACGCGCAGGCCGGCGGCGTTCGCCAGGGCGGGTCGTCGATCACCCAGCAGCTCGCCAAGAACCTGTTCCTGAACAACGAGCGCACCATCGAGCGCAAGGTGAAGGAAGCCTTCCTCGCGATCTGGCTGGAGACGCGCCTCACCAAGAACGAGATCCTCAAGCTCTATCTCGACCGCGCCTATATGGGCGGCGGCACCTTCGGCGTCGACGGCGCGGCGCATTTCTACTTCAACAAGTCGGTGCGCGACGTGAACCTCGCGGAGGCCGCGATGCTCGCCGGCCTGTTCAAGGCGCCGACCAAATACGCCCCGCATATCAACCTGCCCGCGGCGCGCGCCCGCGCCAACGTCGTGCTCGACAATCTCGTCGATGCCGGCTTCATGACCGAAGGCCAGGTGTTCGGCGCCCGCCGCAACCCCGCCGTCGCGGTCGACCGGCGCGACGACAACTCGCCAAACTACTATCTCGACTACGCCTTCGACGAGATGCGTAAGCTCGTCGACACCTTCCCGAAATCCTACACCGAACGCGTCTTCGTGGTGCGCACCGCGATCGACATGAACGTGCAGCACGCGGCCGAGGAAGCGATCGAGAACGAGCTGCGCCAGTTCGGCCGCGATTATCACGCGACCCAGGCGGCAACCGTCGTGTCCGATCTCGACGGCGGCATCCGCGCCATGGTCGGCGGACGCGACTATGGCGCAAGCCAGTTCAACCGCGCCGTCGACGCCTATCGGCAGCCGGGTTCGTCGTTCAAGCCCTACGTCTACACCACGGCCTTGCTGAATGGCTTCACGCCGAATTCGAAGATCGTCGACGGCCCGGTCTGTATCGGAAATTGGTGTCCGCAAAACTATGGGCACTCTTATTCCGGCTTGGTGACGCTGACGCAGGCGATCACCCGCTCGATCAACGTCATCCCGGTCAAGCTCTCGATCCTGCTCGGCGGCAAGGCAGGGCCGAAGGCCGGCCGCGCCAAGATCGTCGAGGTCGCGCGCCGCTTCGGCCTCACGGCGCCGCTGCCGGACACCCCGTCGCTGCCGATCGGCTCGGACGAAGTCACCGTGCTTGAACACGCCGTCGCCTATGCGACCTTCCCGAACAAGGGCAAGGCCGTCACGCCGCATGCGATCCTCGAGGTCCGCACCGGCGCCGGCGACCTGGTCTGGCGCTGGGATCGCGACGGGCCGAAGCCGCGTCAGGCGATTCCGCCGAATATCGCCGCCGACATGGCGGGCATGATGAGCCACGTGGTCAGCGAAGGCACCGCGCGCCGCGCTGCGCTCGACGGCATTCCGACCGCGGGCAAGACCGGCACCACCAATGCCTACCGCGACGCCTGGTTCGTCGGCTACACCGGCAACTTCACCTGTGCGGTCTGGTTCGGCAATGACGACTATTCGCCGACCAACCGCATGACCGGCGGCTCGCTGCCAGCACAGACGTGGCACGACATCATGCTCGCCGCGCATCAGGGCGTCGAGGTGAAGGAACTGACCGGTGTCGGCATGGGTCAGAAGCTGCCGCAGCCGCCGCAGGCCAATGTCGCGGCCAATGCTGCGCCCAAGGTGCTGGAGACGCGGCCGGGCCCGCCGCCGGTGCTGACCAAGCGTGGCGCCGATGTCCTGGTCCGCGTCGAGAAGGAGCTCGATGACGCCGCCAAGACCATCGGCAAGACCACGCTGAACGAGCCGTCCAACGTCACGCCCAAGCCGGAATCCTCCAGCGCGCTGGCCTTCCCCGAAAACTATGTCGCCGCGGCCGGGCCGGACGGCACGACGGCGACCGTGCCACGTAAGAACTGA
- a CDS encoding DUF1254 domain-containing protein gives MIRLLLTIIAGVLLGGVVHLVSVLALPSIASQDAYSRLTPMTKLNEVTQLPLADPNNSPMPLMDPAFAVAICRYDLSTGPIKLTVPVSQAYTSVSFYTRQEIAYYAINDRSAGKKVIELDLMTEQQHSDLPEDEDITSADRLIIDSPTTTGLILLKALAPEPGLMPQAQASLAAAKCKVQSEPTAAKQDAPPPVAPAPAPPPARKR, from the coding sequence ATGATCCGCTTGCTGCTCACCATCATCGCGGGCGTGCTGCTGGGCGGCGTGGTGCATCTCGTCAGCGTGCTGGCGCTGCCGAGCATCGCCTCGCAGGACGCCTATTCGCGGCTGACGCCGATGACCAAGCTCAACGAGGTGACGCAGCTGCCGCTGGCCGATCCCAACAACTCGCCTATGCCGTTGATGGACCCGGCCTTCGCGGTCGCGATCTGCCGCTACGATCTGTCGACCGGGCCGATCAAGCTCACGGTGCCGGTGAGCCAAGCCTATACGTCGGTGTCGTTCTACACCCGCCAGGAGATCGCCTATTACGCCATCAACGACCGCTCCGCCGGCAAGAAGGTGATCGAGCTCGACCTGATGACGGAGCAGCAGCACAGTGACCTGCCGGAGGACGAGGACATCACCTCCGCCGACCGGCTGATCATCGACTCGCCGACGACCACCGGGCTGATCCTTCTCAAGGCGCTGGCGCCGGAGCCCGGCCTGATGCCGCAGGCACAGGCCTCGCTGGCAGCCGCGAAGTGCAAGGTGCAGTCAGAGCCGACGGCCGCGAAGCAGGACGCGCCGCCGCCGGTCGCCCCGGCTCCGGCACCGCCCCCGGCGCGCAAGCGCTAG
- a CDS encoding MDR family MFS transporter → MNKYERQSRFPADQQTLPDDIAVELSGLPSEVIELSEAPPIAPPAALNHDEVRTIVISLMLTMFLAALDQTIVATALPTIGRQFQDVTNLSWVITSYLLASTAVAPVFGTLSDIYGRRAMIITSLSLFVVGSILCAIAPNMTMLILARGLQGLGGGGIMPVVQTVISDVVSPRERGRYQAYFSSVWMAGGILGPVIGGVFAEHLHWSMIFWINLPLAAAALALLLPKMAKIPVFHRKREVDWLGGVLLMASAVVFMLVLTWGGTRYSWLSPTITAMLGASVALAGAFVWHARRADEPFLPLSLLGGSVVPFAMGAGGCALGAIVGLTVHLPLYYEVVYHLSASEAGLALIPLAAISTCGAAIAGRTMAKAKHYKRVAIVGTSVAAICAVGMAVTTLPLWGLLILMGVFALGLGTTFPVSVVSLQNSVARAQVGTVTGAMNFFRALMASFTVAAFAAILLMTLGPDISLAGEHHAAGAGVVSAIPVADMITAFRYVFTAAAVLLTTASICMITMEERPLAGPATRPAVEMAE, encoded by the coding sequence ATGAACAAGTATGAACGGCAGAGCCGTTTTCCTGCCGACCAACAGACATTGCCCGACGACATTGCCGTAGAGTTGTCTGGTCTTCCGAGCGAAGTGATTGAACTCAGCGAGGCCCCGCCCATCGCGCCGCCTGCCGCGCTCAATCACGACGAAGTCCGCACCATCGTGATCAGCCTGATGCTGACGATGTTTCTTGCGGCGCTCGACCAGACCATCGTCGCCACCGCGCTGCCGACCATCGGCCGCCAGTTTCAGGATGTCACCAATCTGTCCTGGGTGATCACATCCTATCTGCTGGCGTCCACCGCCGTGGCGCCGGTGTTCGGCACGTTGAGCGACATCTATGGCCGCCGCGCCATGATCATCACTTCGCTCAGCCTGTTCGTGGTCGGCTCGATCCTGTGCGCGATCGCGCCGAACATGACCATGCTGATCCTCGCCCGCGGCCTGCAGGGGCTTGGCGGCGGCGGCATCATGCCGGTCGTCCAGACCGTGATCTCCGACGTGGTGTCTCCGCGCGAACGCGGCCGCTACCAGGCCTATTTCTCCAGCGTCTGGATGGCCGGCGGCATTCTCGGGCCCGTGATCGGCGGCGTGTTCGCGGAGCATCTGCACTGGTCGATGATCTTCTGGATCAACTTGCCGCTGGCGGCGGCTGCGCTCGCGCTGTTGCTGCCGAAGATGGCCAAGATCCCGGTGTTCCACCGCAAGCGCGAGGTCGACTGGCTCGGCGGCGTCCTGCTGATGGCATCGGCCGTCGTGTTCATGCTGGTGCTGACCTGGGGCGGCACCCGCTATTCCTGGCTGTCGCCCACCATCACGGCGATGCTCGGGGCCTCGGTCGCGCTCGCCGGCGCTTTCGTCTGGCATGCGCGGCGCGCGGATGAGCCATTCCTGCCGCTGTCGCTGCTCGGCGGCTCGGTGGTTCCTTTCGCGATGGGCGCGGGCGGCTGCGCGCTCGGCGCCATCGTCGGCCTGACCGTCCACCTGCCGCTGTATTACGAGGTGGTCTATCACCTCAGCGCCAGCGAGGCCGGGCTTGCGCTGATCCCGCTCGCCGCGATCTCGACCTGCGGGGCCGCGATCGCGGGACGAACCATGGCGAAGGCAAAGCACTACAAGCGCGTGGCGATCGTTGGCACCTCTGTCGCCGCGATCTGCGCCGTCGGGATGGCCGTCACGACCTTGCCGTTGTGGGGATTGCTGATTCTGATGGGCGTGTTCGCGCTCGGGCTCGGCACGACGTTCCCGGTCAGCGTGGTGTCGCTGCAAAACTCGGTGGCGCGCGCGCAGGTCGGAACAGTCACCGGCGCGATGAATTTCTTCCGCGCGCTGATGGCCTCCTTCACGGTCGCTGCTTTCGCGGCGATCCTGCTGATGACGCTGGGGCCCGATATCTCGCTTGCCGGCGAACATCACGCGGCGGGCGCGGGCGTCGTGAGTGCGATCCCGGTCGCCGATATGATCACTGCCTTCCGCTACGTGTTCACCGCAGCTGCCGTGCTGCTGACCACCGCCTCCATCTGCATGATCACGATGGAAGAGCGCCCGCTCGCCGGCCCCGCCACGCGGCCGGCGGTCGAGATGGCGGAGTAG
- a CDS encoding branched-chain amino acid ABC transporter permease, with translation MLALQILIDGFAISALYALGATGFTLIFGVSGVLNLSHGAIMVAAAVAAWAAASVLHLDTYSGALLGVAVALIVAFATYFVVVKPIQNSKRIPNEEKEIFVLTGTLLWGIMIQELIAYFFTNNAKTVLPIVEGVVDIFGNRTPRNNIFTALVCCLVIGLLWLLVNRTRTGKAVLAASMNPRGVTLLGLELTRIYIVVWAIYGILAGIAGVLLGMFLGVSSYSVGPLTASAFSIVVLGGLGSVSGSLIAAFVVGYLETVTAYLISPAYRTIPALLLLVFVMYIRPQGLLGRR, from the coding sequence ATGCTTGCGTTACAAATCCTGATCGATGGCTTTGCCATCAGTGCCCTCTACGCACTCGGCGCCACCGGCTTCACCCTGATCTTCGGTGTCTCGGGCGTTCTCAATCTCTCCCACGGTGCCATCATGGTGGCCGCAGCGGTCGCGGCCTGGGCCGCGGCCAGCGTGCTCCACCTCGATACCTATTCCGGCGCGCTGCTCGGCGTCGCCGTCGCGCTGATCGTGGCGTTTGCGACCTACTTCGTGGTCGTCAAGCCGATCCAGAATTCCAAGCGGATCCCCAATGAGGAGAAGGAAATCTTCGTCCTCACCGGCACCTTGCTGTGGGGGATCATGATCCAGGAACTGATCGCCTACTTCTTCACCAACAATGCCAAGACGGTGCTGCCGATCGTCGAGGGCGTCGTCGACATCTTCGGCAACCGCACGCCGCGCAACAATATCTTCACCGCGCTCGTCTGCTGCCTCGTGATCGGCTTGCTGTGGCTCCTGGTGAACCGCACCCGGACCGGCAAGGCGGTGCTGGCGGCCTCGATGAACCCGCGCGGCGTCACGCTGCTCGGGCTCGAGCTCACCCGCATCTATATCGTGGTGTGGGCGATCTACGGCATCCTGGCCGGCATCGCCGGCGTGCTGCTCGGCATGTTCTTGGGCGTCAGCTCCTACAGCGTCGGGCCGCTGACCGCGAGCGCGTTCTCGATCGTGGTGCTCGGCGGCCTCGGCAGTGTCTCGGGCTCGCTGATCGCGGCCTTCGTTGTCGGCTATCTCGAGACCGTGACGGCCTACCTGATCTCGCCGGCCTACCGTACCATTCCGGCGCTGCTGCTGCTTGTCTTCGTGATGTATATCCGGCCTCAAGGCCTGTTGGGGAGGCGCTGA
- a CDS encoding DUF1214 domain-containing protein — translation MRLLFSTLLALLIAAAVGLGLTYMTATRGTDLGTLKIGAWTARPKNGTSDVDPYSRATIARSGELPIGTGDGIAFTATTDDKNKPLDGRCDVVVSGVTPAARFWTLTLFDRKGHLVANALQRYAFTSQEITRASDGTFEIHIASRARAGNWLPTGGIERYALMLRLYDTPVGVATRTQRDAPLPAIATTGCP, via the coding sequence GTGCGGCTGCTCTTCTCCACCTTGCTGGCGCTGTTGATCGCCGCTGCTGTCGGGCTCGGCCTGACCTACATGACAGCGACGCGCGGCACCGATCTCGGCACCCTGAAGATCGGCGCCTGGACCGCGCGGCCGAAGAACGGCACCTCCGACGTCGACCCTTATTCCCGCGCGACCATCGCGCGCAGCGGCGAGCTGCCGATCGGCACCGGCGACGGTATCGCATTCACCGCCACCACCGACGACAAGAACAAGCCGCTCGACGGCCGCTGCGACGTCGTCGTCAGCGGCGTGACGCCGGCGGCGCGGTTCTGGACGCTGACGCTGTTCGATCGCAAGGGCCATCTGGTCGCCAACGCGCTGCAGCGCTACGCCTTCACCAGCCAGGAGATCACCCGCGCCTCCGACGGCACCTTCGAGATCCACATCGCCTCGCGCGCGCGGGCCGGCAACTGGCTGCCGACCGGCGGCATCGAGCGCTACGCGCTGATGCTCCGCCTCTACGACACGCCGGTCGGAGTAGCGACCCGCACGCAGCGTGATGCGCCGCTGCCGGCGATCGCAACGACAGGCTGCCCATGA
- a CDS encoding ATP-binding cassette domain-containing protein: MDQTVTTTPTLTVRGLTKRFGGLTAVKNLSFDLRPGEILGLIGPNGSGKSTAMKSVMGIERPTAGEVIFEGEDVAGMPSHKIARKGFGMVFQHSRPLNRQTVLENIMVALLPDSLFMLLPDKALIERARWIADRVGLGAVMDRRPPTLPFADLRRLELAKAIARDPKVVLVDEPFAGLTSAEVGGFSQLIRSFRDEGRAVMLVDHNVKSVAALVDRVLAMYLGEEITTGPADEVMKNETVRRVYLGGAIETHARPETSFKDKVPLLQVENVSVHYGKAQALENVSIHVHEGEFVSVVGLNGAGKTTLFNTLSGFLPYTGEIIRGGEKLRGMGPAKIARSGLVQCPESRELFGEMTVRENLDLGGQHLTDEARARQLAWLFELFPILKERQGQMAQTLSGGEQQMLAIGRALMMQPQILILDEPTLGLAPVILEQLSKALERLRQTTQITVLLGEQNVTFALPHADRVYVLEHARIVWEGDPARFAAEAGADFL, from the coding sequence ATGGATCAGACTGTGACCACCACTCCCACACTTACCGTCCGTGGCCTGACCAAGCGGTTCGGCGGCCTGACGGCTGTGAAGAATCTGAGCTTCGACCTGCGCCCTGGCGAGATCCTCGGCCTGATCGGGCCGAACGGCTCGGGCAAATCGACGGCGATGAAGAGCGTGATGGGCATCGAGCGCCCCACCGCGGGCGAAGTGATCTTCGAGGGCGAGGATGTCGCCGGTATGCCGTCGCACAAGATCGCGCGCAAGGGCTTCGGCATGGTGTTCCAGCACTCGCGGCCGCTGAACCGGCAGACCGTGCTCGAGAACATCATGGTCGCGCTGTTGCCCGACAGCCTGTTCATGCTGCTTCCCGACAAGGCGCTGATCGAGCGCGCCAGATGGATCGCCGATCGCGTCGGCCTCGGCGCGGTGATGGACCGCCGTCCGCCGACGCTGCCGTTCGCCGATCTGCGTCGCCTCGAGCTCGCCAAGGCGATCGCGCGCGACCCGAAGGTAGTGCTGGTCGACGAGCCGTTCGCAGGACTGACCAGCGCCGAGGTCGGCGGCTTCTCACAACTGATCCGCAGCTTCCGCGACGAGGGACGTGCGGTGATGCTGGTCGATCACAACGTCAAGAGCGTCGCCGCCTTGGTCGACCGCGTGCTCGCGATGTATCTCGGCGAGGAGATCACGACCGGCCCGGCCGACGAGGTGATGAAGAACGAAACCGTGCGGCGGGTCTATCTCGGCGGCGCGATCGAGACCCATGCGCGTCCCGAGACCAGCTTCAAGGACAAGGTGCCGCTGTTGCAGGTCGAGAATGTCAGCGTGCATTACGGCAAGGCGCAGGCGCTGGAGAATGTCTCGATCCACGTCCATGAGGGCGAGTTCGTCTCCGTCGTCGGCCTCAACGGCGCCGGCAAGACCACGCTGTTCAACACGCTTTCGGGCTTCCTGCCGTATACCGGCGAGATCATCCGGGGCGGCGAGAAGCTGCGCGGGATGGGGCCGGCGAAGATCGCGCGCTCCGGGCTCGTGCAGTGTCCGGAATCCCGCGAGCTGTTCGGCGAGATGACGGTGCGCGAGAATCTCGACCTCGGCGGTCAGCATCTCACCGACGAGGCGAGGGCGAGGCAGCTCGCCTGGCTGTTCGAGCTGTTCCCGATCCTTAAGGAGCGTCAGGGCCAGATGGCGCAGACGCTGTCCGGCGGCGAGCAGCAGATGCTGGCGATCGGCCGCGCCCTGATGATGCAGCCGCAGATCCTGATCCTGGACGAGCCGACGCTCGGGCTCGCGCCCGTCATCCTCGAGCAATTGTCGAAGGCGCTGGAGCGATTGCGCCAGACCACGCAGATCACGGTGCTGCTCGGCGAGCAGAACGTGACCTTCGCGCTTCCGCATGCCGACCGCGTCTATGTGCTCGAGCACGCGCGGATCGTGTGGGAGGGCGATCCCGCGCGGTTCGCCGCGGAGGCGGGCGCCGACTTCCTCTAG
- a CDS encoding YcgN family cysteine cluster protein, producing MTAPPKRPSDQEGFFWKTKTLEEMSNAEWESLCDGCARCCLEKLEDEDTGRIYFTHISCKLLDAGLCTCKDYANRSDKVPDCVRLTPENVRTLNWLPPSCAYRLVAEGRDLYWWHPLISGDPNTVHEAGVSVRGRVQGTELDVNDADLEDHIVRWPALLPKRARLKKHPKTTKA from the coding sequence ATGACAGCACCGCCCAAGCGCCCGTCGGACCAGGAGGGATTCTTCTGGAAAACCAAGACGTTGGAAGAGATGTCCAACGCCGAATGGGAGAGCCTGTGCGACGGCTGCGCACGCTGCTGCCTGGAGAAGCTCGAGGACGAGGATACGGGCAGGATCTACTTCACCCATATCTCCTGCAAACTGCTCGATGCCGGCCTCTGCACCTGCAAGGACTATGCGAACCGCTCCGACAAGGTTCCGGATTGCGTCCGCCTGACGCCCGAGAACGTCCGCACCCTGAACTGGCTGCCGCCGAGCTGCGCCTACCGCCTCGTGGCCGAGGGACGGGATCTCTATTGGTGGCACCCGCTGATCTCCGGCGATCCCAACACCGTTCATGAAGCGGGCGTCTCGGTGCGTGGCCGGGTGCAGGGCACCGAGCTCGACGTCAACGACGCCGATCTCGAGGATCACATTGTGCGGTGGCCGGCACTGCTGCCGAAGCGGGCACGGCTGAAGAAACATCCGAAAACGACGAAGGCGTGA